CGACCGAAGGCCAGGTGCTGGTCGGCGGCGAGAACGTATCGGCGCTCAAGCGCGCCGCCCTGCCCTACTGGCGCCGCTCGATCGGGCTCATCATGCAGGACCAGCGCCTGCTGTTCGATCGCAGCGCCTTCGACAACGTGATGCTGCCGCTGGCCATCAGCAGCCACCCGCCGCGCGAGGCGGCAAAGCGGGTCAGCGCCGCGCTGGAACGGGTCGGCCTGGCCGGTCGCGACAAGGCGATGCCGGTCGAACTGTCCGGCGGCGAACAGCAGCGCCTCACCATCGCCCGCGCCATCGTGAACCGGCCGCAGATCCTGCTCGCCGACGAACCGACCGCCCACCTCGACGACGCCTACGCGCGCGACATCG
The window above is part of the Methyloversatilis discipulorum genome. Proteins encoded here:
- a CDS encoding cell division ATP-binding protein FtsE — translated: MIRFEQVTKRYPGGHTALERVDIDIARGEMVVVTGHSGAGKSTLLKLLAVLERPTEGQVLVGGENVSALKRAALPYWRRSIGLIMQDQRLLFDRSAFDNVMLPLAISSHPPREAAKRVSAALERVGLAGRDKAMPVELSGGEQQRLTIARAIVNRPQILLADEPTAHLDDAYARDIADLFRSFNEAGVTVLLTTHDGGLFERYAPRRLSLAHGKLQ